Proteins from a single region of Streptomyces sp. TN58:
- a CDS encoding class E sortase, whose protein sequence is MSRASRRAAAPPAGSRSVLAGFLSLLGEVLITTGLVLGLFVAYSLWWTNVLADRQAAARGDEIRRQWQKPAPAQAGPGALDTQGGVGFLHVPAMRNGEVLVKAGTAPDVLDDGVAGYYTEPVKSALPWDEKGNFSLAAHRDGHGAKFHNIDKVKAGDAVVFETRDTWYVYKVFAELRQTSKYNTDVINAVPKDSGKTTPGRYITLTTCTPVYTSKYRYIVWGELVRTEKVDAERTPPAELR, encoded by the coding sequence GTGTCTCGTGCCAGCCGCCGCGCCGCGGCCCCGCCCGCCGGCAGCCGCAGTGTGCTCGCGGGGTTCCTGAGCCTGTTGGGCGAGGTCCTGATCACGACGGGTCTGGTGCTGGGCCTGTTCGTGGCCTACTCGCTGTGGTGGACGAACGTGCTCGCGGACCGGCAGGCCGCCGCGCGGGGCGACGAGATCCGCCGGCAGTGGCAGAAGCCGGCCCCCGCGCAGGCCGGACCCGGGGCACTGGACACCCAGGGCGGCGTCGGCTTCCTGCACGTCCCGGCGATGCGGAACGGCGAGGTGCTCGTCAAGGCGGGTACCGCGCCCGACGTCCTCGACGACGGCGTCGCCGGCTACTACACCGAGCCGGTGAAGTCGGCGCTGCCGTGGGACGAGAAGGGGAACTTCTCGCTCGCCGCGCACCGGGACGGCCACGGCGCGAAGTTCCACAACATCGACAAGGTGAAGGCCGGCGACGCGGTCGTCTTCGAGACCCGGGACACCTGGTACGTCTACAAGGTCTTCGCGGAGCTGCGCCAGACCTCGAAGTACAACACCGACGTGATCAACGCCGTCCCCAAGGACTCCGGGAAGACCACCCCCGGCCGGTACATCACACTCACCACCTGCACGCCGGTCTACACCTCGAAGTACCGGTACATCGTGTGGGGCGAGCTGGTCCGTACGGAGAAGGTCGACGCCGAGCGCACGCCCCCGGCGGAGCTGCGCTGA
- a CDS encoding FHA domain-containing protein FhaB/FipA, translating into MSELTLTVMRLGFLAVLWLFVIVAVQVIRSDLFGTRVTQRGSRRGGAGGAPQQGGRQAAPPQQRQRRGAPTKLVVSEGILTGTTVALAGQTITLGRAHDSTIVLDDDYASSRHARIYPDRDGQWIVEDLGSTNGTYLDRTRLTTPTPIPPGAPIRIGKTVIELRK; encoded by the coding sequence ATGTCAGAGCTGACCCTGACGGTCATGCGGTTGGGTTTCCTGGCCGTTCTGTGGCTGTTCGTCATCGTGGCCGTTCAGGTCATCCGCAGCGATCTCTTCGGTACGAGAGTGACCCAGCGCGGCTCCCGCCGCGGCGGCGCCGGCGGCGCCCCGCAGCAGGGCGGCCGCCAGGCCGCGCCTCCGCAGCAGCGCCAGCGTCGCGGTGCGCCCACCAAGCTCGTCGTCTCCGAGGGCATCCTCACGGGAACCACCGTGGCCCTCGCCGGACAGACGATCACCCTGGGCCGCGCCCACGACTCCACGATCGTGCTGGACGACGACTACGCGTCCAGCCGCCATGCCAGGATCTACCCCGACCGTGACGGCCAGTGGATCGTCGAGGATCTCGGGTCCACCAACGGCACGTATCTCGACCGGACCCGGCTGACCACCCCGACGCCCATTCCGCCGGGCGCACCGATCCGCATCGGCAAGACCGTCATCGAGCTGCGGAAGTAG
- a CDS encoding FtsW/RodA/SpoVE family cell cycle protein — MSVVTNTTTIGAIELPSRRNTELVLLAFAVVIPIFAYANVGLAIHGELPPGMFAYGAGFAVLAGIAHFVVRRYAKYADPLLLPLATLLNGLGVVLIWRLDQSVRLQNLAKRSFGDFSPSAPRQMMYTALAIALFAAVLLILKDHRVLQRFTYISMAGALVLLILPVVPGLGADVFGAKIWISVGGFSIQPGEFAKIVIAIFFAGYLMVKRDALALASRRFMGLYLPRGRDLGPILMIWAMSLLVLVFENDLGTSLLFFGMFVIMLYVATERTSWIVIGLLMSVGGAVVVASFASHVQARVNAWLDPFGCYTTSGACEQVGQSIMSFGSGGVLGAGWGQGNSDLIGFAANSDFIFSTVGEELGLSGVMAFLLVYGLIIERGVRTALAARDPFGKLFAIGLSGAFALQIFVVAGGVMGLIPLTGMTMPFLASGGSSVLANWILIAVLIRISDTARRPAPAPAPSPDSEMTQVVRPS, encoded by the coding sequence ATGAGCGTTGTCACCAACACGACCACCATCGGCGCCATCGAGCTGCCGAGCCGGCGGAACACCGAGCTCGTGCTGCTCGCCTTCGCCGTGGTCATCCCGATCTTCGCCTACGCCAACGTGGGTCTGGCGATCCACGGCGAGCTGCCCCCCGGCATGTTCGCCTACGGGGCCGGCTTCGCCGTCCTCGCCGGCATAGCGCACTTCGTCGTACGCCGGTACGCGAAGTACGCCGACCCGCTGCTGCTGCCGCTCGCCACCCTGCTGAACGGCCTCGGCGTCGTCCTGATCTGGCGCCTGGACCAGTCCGTGCGGCTGCAGAACCTCGCCAAGCGCAGCTTCGGCGACTTCTCGCCCTCCGCGCCCCGCCAGATGATGTACACGGCGCTGGCGATCGCCCTGTTCGCCGCCGTGCTGCTGATCCTGAAGGACCACCGCGTCCTGCAGCGGTTCACGTACATCTCCATGGCCGGCGCGCTGGTGCTGCTGATCCTGCCCGTCGTCCCGGGCCTGGGCGCCGACGTCTTCGGCGCCAAGATCTGGATCAGCGTGGGCGGCTTCTCCATCCAGCCCGGCGAGTTCGCCAAGATCGTCATCGCGATCTTCTTCGCCGGCTATCTGATGGTGAAGCGCGACGCGCTCGCCCTGGCGAGCCGCCGCTTCATGGGGCTCTACCTGCCGCGCGGCCGCGACCTCGGCCCGATCCTGATGATCTGGGCGATGAGCCTGCTGGTCCTGGTCTTCGAGAACGACCTCGGCACCTCGCTGCTCTTCTTCGGCATGTTCGTGATCATGCTGTACGTGGCCACCGAGCGCACCAGCTGGATCGTCATCGGCCTGCTGATGTCGGTCGGCGGCGCGGTCGTGGTGGCCTCCTTCGCCAGCCACGTCCAGGCCCGCGTCAACGCCTGGCTCGACCCCTTCGGCTGCTACACCACCTCGGGCGCCTGTGAGCAGGTCGGCCAGTCGATCATGAGCTTCGGCTCCGGCGGCGTCCTCGGCGCCGGCTGGGGGCAGGGCAACTCCGACCTGATCGGCTTCGCCGCCAACTCCGACTTCATCTTCTCCACCGTCGGCGAAGAGCTCGGCCTCTCCGGCGTGATGGCCTTCCTCCTGGTCTACGGGCTCATCATCGAGCGGGGCGTCCGCACCGCCCTCGCCGCCCGCGACCCCTTCGGCAAGCTGTTCGCCATCGGCCTCTCCGGCGCCTTCGCCCTCCAGATCTTCGTCGTCGCCGGCGGAGTCATGGGGCTCATCCCCCTCACCGGCATGACGATGCCCTTCCTCGCGTCCGGCGGTTCCTCCGTCCTCGCGAACTGGATCCTCATCGCCGTCCTCATCCGGATCAGCGACACCGCCCGCCGCCCGGCACCGGCTCCCGCCCCGTCCCCCGACTCCGAGATGACCCAGGTGGTCCGCCCGTCATGA
- the pknB gene encoding Stk1 family PASTA domain-containing Ser/Thr kinase has translation MEEPRRLGGRYELSHVLGRGGMAEVYLGHDTRLGRTVAVKTLRADLARDPSFQARFRREAQSAASLNHPAIVAVYDTGEDYVDNISIPYIVMEYVDGSTLRELLHSGRKLLPERTLEMCIGILQALEYSHRAGIVHRDIKPANVMLTRTGQVKVMDFGIARAMGDSGMTMTQTAAVIGTAQYLSPEQAKGEQVDARSDLYSAGCLLYELLCVRPPFVGDSPVAVAYQHVREEPQPPSNFDPEITPEMDAIVLKALVKDPDYRYQSADEMRADIEACLDGQPVAATAAMGAAGYGYPDPGHGYGPQGYDQPTTALRATDAGAQTSMMPPMPPGDGGYGYGDQGHGGYDQGPNRRQSQKKSRASTVLLVAAGLLVLVGAILIGRSLFGDTADNRPAVPKLVGQTLEQASKSGENVGLKVVKGADAPCDDQPKGNVCKQDPVAGTKVEDGSTVTVTVSSGAPKVLVLNVLDRKFEDAEKALKEKGFQVDRKTQESERTPGTVLEQNPEPGSEAEKNSVVTLTVAKEQSKSEVPELKGKTKDEAEKALKAVNLRLGSVTESDQPGAVPGTVITQQFAAGQQLEQNKTVNITIAKAAQATVVPNFAGRTLGQYKNELQRANLRVGIVAGPSDDNAIVITTDPPPGTPAVSGQAVNLGTIAGQQDGGNNGGIFGGLTGGGGRR, from the coding sequence ATGGAAGAGCCGCGTCGCCTCGGCGGCCGGTACGAGCTGAGCCACGTGCTCGGCCGCGGTGGCATGGCCGAGGTCTACCTCGGCCACGACACCCGGCTCGGCCGTACCGTCGCCGTCAAGACCCTGCGTGCCGACCTCGCCCGCGACCCGTCCTTCCAGGCCCGGTTCCGGCGCGAGGCCCAGTCGGCCGCGTCGCTGAACCACCCGGCGATCGTCGCCGTCTACGACACCGGCGAGGACTACGTCGACAACATCTCCATCCCGTACATCGTGATGGAGTACGTCGACGGTTCGACCCTGCGCGAACTGCTGCACTCGGGTCGCAAGCTGCTGCCGGAGCGCACGCTGGAGATGTGCATCGGCATCCTCCAGGCGCTTGAGTACTCGCACCGCGCCGGCATCGTGCACCGCGACATCAAGCCCGCCAACGTGATGCTGACCCGCACCGGCCAGGTCAAGGTCATGGACTTCGGCATCGCCCGCGCCATGGGCGACTCCGGCATGACCATGACGCAGACGGCCGCCGTGATCGGCACCGCCCAGTACCTCTCGCCGGAGCAGGCCAAGGGCGAGCAGGTCGACGCACGCTCCGACCTCTACTCCGCGGGCTGCCTCCTCTACGAACTCCTCTGCGTGCGGCCCCCGTTCGTCGGCGACTCCCCGGTGGCGGTGGCGTACCAGCACGTACGGGAGGAGCCGCAGCCCCCGTCGAACTTCGACCCCGAGATCACGCCCGAGATGGACGCCATCGTCCTCAAGGCACTGGTCAAGGACCCCGACTACCGCTACCAGTCGGCGGACGAGATGCGCGCCGACATCGAGGCCTGCCTCGACGGCCAGCCCGTCGCCGCCACCGCCGCCATGGGCGCGGCCGGCTACGGCTACCCGGATCCGGGGCACGGCTACGGCCCGCAGGGCTACGACCAGCCCACCACCGCCCTGCGCGCCACCGACGCGGGCGCCCAGACGTCGATGATGCCGCCCATGCCCCCGGGCGACGGCGGCTACGGCTACGGCGACCAGGGCCACGGCGGCTACGACCAGGGCCCGAACCGCCGCCAGAGCCAGAAGAAGAGCAGGGCGTCCACCGTGCTGCTCGTGGCGGCCGGCCTCCTCGTCCTCGTCGGCGCGATCCTCATCGGCCGCTCCCTCTTCGGGGACACGGCCGACAACCGCCCCGCCGTGCCCAAGCTCGTGGGCCAGACCCTGGAACAGGCGTCGAAGAGCGGCGAGAACGTCGGGCTCAAGGTCGTCAAGGGCGCCGACGCGCCCTGCGACGACCAGCCCAAGGGCAACGTCTGCAAGCAGGACCCGGTGGCCGGGACCAAGGTCGAGGACGGGTCGACGGTCACGGTCACGGTGTCCTCGGGCGCCCCGAAGGTGTTGGTCCTCAACGTGCTCGACAGGAAGTTCGAGGACGCCGAGAAGGCGCTGAAGGAGAAGGGCTTCCAGGTCGACCGCAAGACCCAGGAGTCCGAGCGCACCCCGGGCACCGTCCTGGAGCAGAACCCGGAGCCCGGCTCGGAGGCGGAGAAGAACAGCGTCGTCACGCTGACGGTCGCCAAGGAGCAGTCCAAGTCCGAGGTCCCCGAGCTCAAGGGCAAGACCAAGGACGAGGCGGAGAAGGCGCTCAAGGCCGTCAACCTGCGGCTCGGCAGTGTCACCGAGTCCGACCAGCCGGGAGCCGTTCCGGGCACGGTCATCACCCAGCAGTTCGCCGCGGGCCAGCAGCTGGAGCAGAACAAGACGGTGAACATCACCATCGCCAAGGCCGCGCAGGCCACGGTCGTGCCGAACTTCGCCGGTCGGACCCTGGGCCAGTACAAGAACGAACTCCAGCGGGCCAACCTGCGGGTCGGCATCGTCGCCGGCCCGTCGGACGACAACGCCATCGTGATCACCACCGACCCGCCGCCGGGCACCCCGGCCGTCTCCGGCCAGGCGGTCAACCTGGGCACCATCGCGGGACAGCAGGACGGCGGGAACAACGGCGGCATCTTCGGCGGGCTGACCGGCGGCGGAGGCCGCCGCTGA
- a CDS encoding aminodeoxychorismate/anthranilate synthase component II, translating into MSARILVVDNYDSFVFNLVQYLYQLGAECEVLRNDEVALAHAQDGFDGVLLSPGPGTPEEAGVCVDMVRHCAGTGVPVFGVCLGMQSMAVAYGGVVGRAPELLHGKTSPVEHEGLGVFEGLPSPFTATRYHSLAAEPGTLPDVLEVTARTEDGIIMGLRHREHDVEGVQFHPESVLTEWGHRMLANWLVRCGDAGAVERSVGLAPVVGKAVA; encoded by the coding sequence GTGAGCGCACGCATTCTGGTGGTAGACAACTACGACAGCTTCGTCTTCAACCTGGTCCAGTACCTGTACCAGCTCGGAGCCGAATGCGAGGTGCTGCGCAACGACGAGGTCGCCCTCGCCCACGCGCAGGACGGCTTCGACGGCGTACTGCTCTCCCCCGGCCCGGGCACCCCGGAGGAGGCGGGCGTCTGCGTCGACATGGTCCGGCACTGCGCCGGCACCGGTGTCCCCGTCTTCGGCGTGTGCCTCGGCATGCAGTCGATGGCGGTCGCCTACGGGGGCGTCGTGGGGCGGGCGCCCGAGCTGCTGCACGGCAAGACCTCGCCGGTGGAGCACGAGGGCCTGGGCGTGTTCGAGGGACTGCCCTCGCCGTTCACGGCGACCCGCTACCACTCCCTCGCCGCCGAGCCCGGGACCCTGCCCGACGTCCTGGAGGTCACGGCCAGGACCGAGGACGGGATCATCATGGGCCTGCGCCACCGGGAGCACGACGTCGAGGGCGTGCAGTTCCACCCGGAGTCGGTGCTGACCGAATGGGGCCACCGGATGCTCGCGAACTGGCTGGTGCGCTGCGGTGACGCGGGCGCGGTGGAACGCTCGGTGGGGCTGGCCCCGGTGGTGGGCAAGGCCGTCGCGTGA
- a CDS encoding FhaA domain-containing protein, protein MGVLKRFEQRLEGLVNGTFAKVFKSEVQPVEIAGALQRECDNNATIWNRERTVVPNDFIVELSAGDYDRLSPYSGQLGDELAGLVRDYAKQQRYSFMGPIKVHLEKAEDLDTGLYRVRSRTLASSTSQPQGAPPSPASGYGYPPVAAPPMPAGPPPGGPGARRPAPGGPGAAAPVGPGGPRRHWIEINGTRHQISRPTLVLGRSTEADVRIDDPGVSRRHCEIRTGTPSTIQDLGSTNGIVVDGQHTTRATLRDGSRIVVGSTTIIYRQAEG, encoded by the coding sequence ATGGGAGTTCTGAAGCGGTTCGAGCAGCGACTCGAAGGTCTGGTGAACGGCACCTTCGCCAAGGTGTTCAAGTCCGAGGTCCAGCCGGTGGAGATCGCCGGAGCCCTCCAGCGGGAGTGCGACAACAACGCCACCATCTGGAACCGCGAGCGGACCGTCGTCCCCAACGACTTCATCGTGGAGCTCAGCGCCGGCGACTACGACCGTCTGAGCCCCTACTCCGGGCAGCTCGGCGACGAGCTCGCGGGCCTCGTCCGCGACTACGCCAAGCAGCAGCGGTACAGCTTCATGGGTCCCATCAAGGTCCACCTGGAGAAGGCCGAGGACCTGGACACCGGGCTCTACCGGGTCCGCAGCCGCACCCTGGCCTCCAGCACCTCCCAGCCGCAGGGGGCCCCGCCGTCCCCGGCGAGCGGCTACGGCTACCCGCCGGTCGCCGCACCGCCCATGCCCGCCGGCCCGCCCCCGGGCGGACCCGGTGCCCGCCGGCCCGCCCCCGGCGGTCCCGGCGCGGCGGCCCCGGTGGGACCGGGCGGCCCCCGGCGGCACTGGATCGAGATCAACGGCACCCGCCACCAGATCTCGCGCCCCACGCTCGTACTCGGCCGAAGCACCGAAGCCGACGTGCGGATCGACGACCCCGGCGTATCGCGCCGGCACTGTGAGATCCGGACCGGAACGCCCTCGACGATCCAGGATCTCGGGTCCACCAACGGCATCGTGGTGGACGGGCAGCACACCACCCGCGCTACGCTCCGCGACGGCTCGCGGATCGTCGTGGGCAGCACCACCATCATTTACCGGCAAGCCGAAGGGTGA
- a CDS encoding peptidoglycan D,D-transpeptidase FtsI family protein: protein MNKPLRRISLFCGLLVLALLIRTNWLQYVQAEELSTRKENRRVQIAQYATERGNIIVQGEPITGSAVTDGSDYKYKRTYTEGELWSPVTGYASQAFGATQLESLEDGILTGNDDRLFFDRTIGMFTGEKKQGGNVVTTLNRAAQKAAFEKLGNKKGAVAAIDPRTGAILALVSTPSYDPSSFAGNSKADEKAWVELKDSEDKKLVNRALRETYPPGSTFKVVTAAAALEHGVVDKIDDPTDTPEPYILPGTRTQLPNSHTGCEKASLNEALRISCNSVFANLGDKVTRDKMVETAEKFGFNNDKIDTPVRAFASVYDKKMGRDGNAQSAIGQFNTAATPLQMAMVTAAIANDGKLMKPYMVDNLTAPNLDIIEKHEPQEMSRPLSADNAQKLQQMMVNVVEKGTGEKAKIKNVTVGGKTGTAQHGEGNKKRPYAWFISYAENPDGTSPVAVAVVIEDSEGTARDDISGGGLAAPVAKAVMEAVLGSQG from the coding sequence ATGAACAAGCCCCTGCGCCGCATCTCGCTGTTCTGCGGGCTGCTCGTCCTCGCGCTGCTGATCCGGACCAACTGGCTGCAGTACGTCCAGGCCGAGGAACTCAGCACGCGCAAGGAGAACCGACGGGTCCAGATCGCCCAGTACGCGACCGAGCGCGGCAACATCATCGTCCAGGGCGAGCCGATCACCGGTTCCGCGGTCACCGACGGCAGCGACTACAAGTACAAGCGCACCTACACCGAAGGGGAGCTCTGGTCCCCGGTCACCGGGTACGCCTCGCAGGCCTTCGGCGCCACCCAGCTCGAATCGCTTGAGGACGGCATCCTCACCGGCAACGACGACCGGCTGTTCTTCGACCGCACCATCGGCATGTTCACCGGCGAGAAGAAGCAGGGCGGCAACGTCGTCACCACGCTCAACCGCGCCGCGCAGAAGGCCGCCTTCGAGAAGCTCGGCAACAAGAAGGGTGCGGTCGCCGCGATCGACCCGCGCACCGGTGCCATCCTCGCGCTGGTCTCCACGCCCTCGTACGACCCGTCGAGCTTCGCCGGCAACTCCAAGGCCGACGAGAAGGCGTGGGTCGAGCTGAAGGACAGCGAGGACAAGAAGCTCGTCAACCGCGCCCTGCGCGAGACCTACCCGCCCGGCTCCACCTTCAAGGTGGTCACCGCCGCGGCCGCCCTGGAGCACGGCGTGGTCGACAAGATCGACGACCCGACGGACACCCCCGAGCCGTACATCCTCCCGGGTACCCGGACCCAGCTGCCCAACTCCCACACCGGTTGCGAGAAGGCCAGCCTCAACGAGGCGCTGCGCATCTCCTGCAACTCCGTCTTCGCGAACCTCGGCGACAAGGTCACCCGCGACAAGATGGTGGAGACGGCGGAGAAGTTCGGCTTCAACAACGACAAGATCGACACTCCGGTCCGCGCCTTCGCCAGCGTCTACGACAAGAAGATGGGCCGGGACGGCAACGCCCAGAGCGCGATCGGCCAGTTCAACACCGCCGCCACCCCGCTGCAGATGGCCATGGTCACGGCGGCGATCGCCAACGACGGCAAGCTGATGAAGCCCTACATGGTGGACAACCTCACGGCTCCCAACCTCGACATCATCGAGAAGCACGAGCCGCAGGAGATGAGCCGGCCGCTGTCCGCGGACAACGCGCAGAAGCTCCAGCAGATGATGGTCAACGTCGTCGAGAAGGGCACCGGCGAGAAGGCCAAGATCAAGAACGTGACGGTCGGCGGCAAGACCGGTACGGCGCAGCACGGCGAGGGCAACAAGAAGCGCCCGTACGCCTGGTTCATCTCCTACGCCGAGAACCCGGACGGCACCTCGCCCGTCGCCGTCGCCGTCGTGATCGAGGACAGCGAGGGCACCGCCCGCGACGACATCAGCGGTGGCGGTCTGGCCGCTCCGGTCGCCAAGGCGGTCATGGAAGCGGTGCTGGGCAGCCAGGGGTGA
- a CDS encoding sensor histidine kinase, with translation MAKTRAGWDWLRGPDPWTRRMLAGDLALAGVLAILGLGVEELDGGSGRRMLLGAVVVVALTLLRRRLPAAALVSGSALSAVLPGLFFVLPLLGWSSGRRIVGVGRALGAFTLAFVASIGLSVVAQWSQMRPLLVIVFSTLMFLAVTVMPGLASRYWSQRRTLLAALHERNGQLLRERAMVAGQARLRERQRIAQDMHDSLGHQLALISVHTGALEVDPVLTDRQKEAVGVLRQASVSAMHELREVVGILRDGVEAPPPVEEAQPAARGVAGIAGVVEAARGAGTEVRMTTSGRPRPLVAACDHAAYRIVQEALTNAYKHAPGAAITVELRYEDDSLVVEIANGPSAGPGEGVVSGGQGLTGLRERARLVGGMVHAGPAAGGGFRVAGVLPYGAEPAGAQDVADDFGQQAQAQKLTRGRRGEQQPMDWAAVDRELAVRVPSRSGGIAVGCGIAFAAVVVLVIVVIAAVLLLLDSVGDAMISRDEYDAVQVGEAEQAVRDRLPSGESFLTAGADRKGPPRPQGSECLALLADDQPTDSLTTDLVFRFCFQDGKLVDKQAYEVKQ, from the coding sequence ATGGCGAAGACACGTGCGGGCTGGGACTGGCTCAGGGGGCCCGACCCGTGGACGCGGCGGATGCTGGCGGGGGACCTCGCTCTCGCCGGTGTGCTGGCCATCCTCGGACTGGGGGTGGAGGAACTCGACGGTGGGTCCGGGCGGCGGATGCTGCTGGGCGCCGTGGTCGTGGTGGCGCTGACCCTGCTGCGCAGGCGGCTGCCGGCGGCGGCGCTCGTGTCGGGCTCGGCGCTGAGCGCCGTCCTCCCGGGGCTGTTCTTCGTCCTGCCGCTGCTGGGCTGGTCGTCCGGGCGGCGGATCGTCGGCGTGGGCCGGGCGCTCGGTGCCTTCACGCTGGCCTTCGTCGCGTCGATCGGCCTGAGCGTGGTGGCGCAGTGGTCGCAGATGCGACCGCTCCTGGTGATCGTGTTCTCCACCCTGATGTTCCTCGCGGTCACCGTGATGCCGGGTCTGGCCAGCCGGTACTGGTCGCAGCGCCGCACGCTGCTGGCCGCGCTGCACGAGCGCAACGGCCAGCTGCTGCGCGAGCGGGCCATGGTCGCCGGGCAGGCGCGGCTGCGCGAGCGGCAGCGCATAGCCCAGGACATGCACGACAGCCTCGGCCACCAGCTGGCGTTGATCTCCGTGCACACGGGTGCGCTGGAGGTGGATCCCGTGCTCACCGACCGTCAGAAGGAGGCCGTCGGCGTGCTGCGCCAGGCCTCGGTGTCCGCGATGCACGAACTGCGCGAGGTCGTCGGCATCCTGCGCGACGGCGTGGAGGCGCCGCCCCCGGTGGAGGAGGCCCAGCCCGCGGCGCGCGGCGTGGCCGGGATCGCGGGGGTGGTGGAGGCGGCCCGGGGAGCCGGGACCGAGGTGCGGATGACCACCTCCGGGCGGCCGAGGCCGCTGGTCGCGGCGTGCGACCACGCCGCGTACAGGATCGTGCAGGAGGCCCTGACGAACGCCTACAAGCACGCTCCGGGGGCGGCGATCACCGTCGAGCTGCGCTACGAGGACGACTCGCTGGTGGTGGAGATAGCGAACGGGCCCTCGGCCGGTCCGGGCGAGGGTGTGGTGTCGGGCGGGCAGGGTCTGACGGGGCTGCGGGAGCGGGCCCGGCTGGTCGGCGGCATGGTGCACGCGGGTCCCGCCGCGGGCGGCGGGTTCCGGGTGGCGGGCGTGCTGCCGTACGGCGCGGAGCCGGCCGGCGCCCAGGACGTGGCGGACGACTTCGGGCAGCAGGCGCAGGCCCAGAAGCTCACGCGGGGGCGGCGCGGCGAGCAGCAGCCGATGGACTGGGCGGCGGTCGACCGGGAGCTGGCCGTACGGGTGCCCAGCCGCAGCGGAGGCATCGCCGTGGGCTGCGGAATCGCCTTCGCGGCGGTGGTGGTGCTGGTGATCGTCGTGATCGCCGCGGTGCTGCTGCTGCTGGACTCCGTGGGCGACGCGATGATCAGCCGGGACGAGTACGACGCCGTGCAGGTCGGCGAGGCCGAGCAGGCGGTCCGGGACCGGCTGCCGAGCGGCGAGAGCTTCCTGACCGCGGGAGCCGACCGGAAGGGGCCGCCCCGGCCGCAGGGTTCGGAGTGCCTGGCGCTGCTGGCCGACGACCAGCCCACCGACTCACTGACCACGGACCTGGTGTTCCGGTTCTGCTTCCAGGACGGCAAGCTCGTGGACAAGCAGGCGTACGAGGTCAAGCAGTAG
- a CDS encoding PP2C family protein-serine/threonine phosphatase, giving the protein MSLSLRFAAGSHKGMIREGNEDSGYAGPRLLAIADGMGGQAAGEVASSEVISTLVQLDDDVPGSDLLTSLATAVQRANDQLRVMVEEDPQLEGMGTTLTALLWTGQRLGLVHVGDSRAYLLRDGVLTQITQDHTWVQRLVDEGRITEEEATTHPQRSLLMRALGSGDIVEPDLSIREVRAGDRYLICSDGLSGVVSHQTLEETLADYHGPRETVQSLIQLALRGGGPDNITCIVADVLDTDSGDTLAAQVNDTPVVVGAVAENQHQLFDGGNAMQSAAGRAAGLGRQAPPPAGSFGPPGSGDAPGYGYGDQGQGGGYGTFGEADGYDGDSGYDDSYDHPRRRRGKGRKWTTRTLTLLVVAGVIGGGLYAGWRWTQTQFYVGVKGEHVALFRGISPKLGPLELSKVETDRPDIELKYLPPFKRKLVEATISEGSLDGARKKLDDLGVQVSACKKDEERRGAEAQNSQTPGPSLTPEEQQLVGLCGK; this is encoded by the coding sequence ATGAGTCTGTCCCTGCGGTTCGCCGCCGGATCCCACAAGGGCATGATCCGTGAGGGGAACGAGGACTCCGGCTACGCCGGCCCGCGTCTCCTGGCGATCGCCGACGGCATGGGAGGCCAGGCCGCCGGCGAGGTCGCGAGCTCCGAGGTGATCTCCACCCTCGTGCAGCTCGACGACGACGTCCCGGGCTCCGACCTCCTGACCTCCCTCGCCACCGCCGTGCAGCGCGCCAACGACCAGCTGCGCGTCATGGTGGAGGAGGACCCCCAGCTCGAAGGCATGGGGACCACCCTCACCGCGCTGCTGTGGACCGGCCAGCGCCTGGGTCTCGTCCACGTCGGCGACTCCCGCGCCTACCTGCTCCGCGACGGCGTCCTCACGCAGATCACCCAGGACCACACGTGGGTGCAGCGCCTGGTCGACGAGGGCCGCATCACGGAGGAGGAGGCGACGACCCACCCGCAGCGCTCCCTGCTCATGCGCGCGCTGGGCAGCGGCGACATCGTCGAGCCCGACCTCTCCATCCGCGAGGTCCGCGCCGGCGACCGCTACCTGATCTGCTCCGACGGGCTCTCCGGCGTCGTCTCCCACCAGACCCTGGAGGAGACCCTCGCCGACTACCACGGCCCCCGCGAGACCGTGCAGTCCCTGATCCAGCTCGCGCTGCGCGGCGGCGGGCCGGACAACATCACCTGCATCGTCGCGGACGTCCTCGACACCGACAGCGGCGACACCCTCGCCGCCCAGGTCAACGACACCCCGGTGGTCGTCGGCGCGGTCGCCGAGAACCAGCACCAGCTCTTCGACGGCGGCAACGCCATGCAGTCCGCGGCCGGCCGCGCCGCCGGCCTCGGCCGCCAGGCCCCGCCGCCCGCGGGCTCCTTCGGCCCTCCCGGCAGCGGCGACGCCCCCGGCTACGGGTACGGCGACCAGGGCCAGGGCGGCGGCTACGGCACCTTCGGCGAAGCCGACGGCTACGACGGCGACTCCGGCTACGACGACAGCTACGACCACCCCCGCAGGCGCCGCGGCAAAGGGCGCAAGTGGACCACCCGCACACTGACCCTGCTCGTCGTCGCCGGTGTCATCGGCGGCGGCCTCTACGCCGGCTGGCGCTGGACCCAGACCCAGTTCTACGTCGGCGTGAAGGGCGAGCACGTCGCGCTCTTCCGCGGCATCAGCCCGAAGCTCGGACCGCTGGAGCTCTCCAAGGTGGAGACCGACCGCCCCGACATCGAACTGAAGTACCTGCCGCCCTTCAAGCGCAAGCTGGTCGAGGCCACCATCAGCGAGGGCAGCCTCGACGGTGCCCGCAAGAAGCTGGACGACCTCGGCGTCCAGGTCTCAGCCTGCAAGAAGGACGAGGAGCGCCGAGGCGCCGAGGCGCAGAACAGCCAGACACCCGGCCCCAGCCTGACTCCCGAGGAGCAGCAGCTGGTCGGCCTGTGCGGAAAGTAG